Proteins from a genomic interval of Sugiyamaella lignohabitans strain CBS 10342 chromosome C, complete sequence:
- the AAP1 gene encoding Aap1p (Arginine/alanine amino peptidase; overproduction stimulates glycogen accumulation; AAP1 has a paralog, APE2, that arose from the whole genome duplication; GO_component: GO:0005737 - cytoplasm [Evidence IDA] [PMID 14562095]; GO_component: GO:0005634 - nucleus [Evidence IDA] [PMID 14562095]; GO_function: GO:0004177 - aminopeptidase activity [Evidence IEA]; GO_function: GO:0004177 - aminopeptidase activity [Evidence ISS] [PMID 8100228]; GO_function: GO:0016787 - hydrolase activity [Evidence IEA]; GO_function: GO:0046872 - metal ion binding [Evidence IEA]; GO_function: GO:0008237 - metallopeptidase activity [Evidence IEA,IEA]; GO_function: GO:0008233 - peptidase activity [Evidence IEA]; GO_function: GO:0008270 - zinc ion binding [Evidence IEA]; GO_process: GO:0005977 - glycogen metabolic process [Evidence IMP] [PMID 8100228]; GO_process: GO:0006508 - proteolysis [Evidence IEA,IEA]; GO_process: GO:0006508 - proteolysis [Evidence IMP] [PMID 8100228]): MEATDCRRAFPSFDEPALKATFDITLVADKELTALSNMDVKEEKILESGKKATSFNTSPVMSTYLVAFIVGELSYVESNYFRVPVRVYATPGMEDRCKFSAELGARTLEFFEKKFDVPYPLPKMDMVGIHDFSAGAMENWGLVTYRVVDLLFDEENDNANTKQRVAEVVQHELAHQWFGNLVTMDWWDGLWLNEGFATWMSWYSCNSFYPDWKVWETYVGDNLQSCLALDSLRSSHPVEVPVKRADEVNQIFDAISYSKGSCIVKMVSIILGEDTFIRGISRYLKRHQYGNTETGDLWKALSEESGLDVAGIMDTWTSKVGFPVLTVSEDGNTIHVRQNRFLATGDVKPEEDTTIYPLSLALRNKSGKVENINLDKREISIDLSKYDASSAFYKLNADQAGLYRTLYPPERVVKLSQAGADNLLSVEDRVGLIADTASLSVSGYQKTSALLDLISLWKNEKEPNVWMEMLKRFGAIRKTWIFQPESTTDALKQLLGELVLPKVNELGWNFHAEESLLQQQLKGTLFSSAVSSENDKIVKEALSLFEKYASGDAKAVHPNIRAAVFGAAAKYGDEATWQRLVDVYTSPKSSVEGLAAITALGGAKNVDLQKKTIKLTLDGTVRSQDVFYVLNGLSTNVAGIQILWDWLREEWDAITKKFPANMGLLLNIIYICTGSLATPQHLKEFDEFFKSKDTKGFDKAVSISRDRLVSRIAWLERDVKDVEEWLAKHQSSTKL; encoded by the coding sequence ATGGAGGCCACTGACTGTAGAAGAGCCTTCCCTTCGTTCGACGAGCCTGCTTTGAAGGCCACTTTTGACATTACTTTAGTGGCTGACAAGGAGTTGACTGCTTTGTCCAACATGGATGTTAAGGAGGAGAAGATTCTTGAATCTGGAAAGAAAGCTACTTCGTTTAATACCAGTCCTGTTATGAGTACTTATTTGGTTGCTTTCATTGTTGGCGAATTGAGTTATGTTGAGAGCAACTATTTCCGAGTTCCAGTTAGAGTCTACGCTACTCCTGGTATGGAGGACCGTTGCAAGTTCTCTGCTGAGCTTGGTGCTAGAACTTTGGAGTTCTTTGAGAAGAAGTTCGACGTTCCATATCCTTTGCCCAAGATGGATATGGTTGGTATCCACGATTTCAGTGCTGGTGCTATGGAGAACTGGGGTCTTGTGACTTACAGAGTGGttgatttgttgtttgACGAAGAGAATGATAATGCTAACACCAAGCAAAGAGTTGCTGAGGTTGTTCAACACGAATTGGCTCACCAATGGTTCGGTAACTTGGTTACCATGGACTGGTGGGATGGACTTTGGTTGAACGAGGGTTTTGCTACTTGGATGAGTTGGTACAGTTGTAATTCGTTCTACCCAGACTGGAAGGTCTGGGAGACTTATGTTGGTGACAATTTACAATCGTGTTTGGCTTTGGACTCTTTAAGATCTAGTCACCCTGTTGAAGTGCCTGTGAAAAGAGCCGATGAGGTTAACCAGATTTTCGACGCTATCTCTTACTCAAAGGGTTCTTGTATCGTCAAGATGGTCTCTATCATTCTTGGTGAAGATACTTTCATTAGAGGTATTAGTCGCTACTTGAAGCGTCACCAATACGGCAACACTGAGACTGGCGATTTGTGGAAAGCCTTGAGTGAAGAGTCTGGTCTCGATGTCGCTGGTATTATGGATACTTGGACTTCCAAGGTCGGTTTCCCAGTTTTGACTGTTAGTGAAGATGGTAACACCATTCACGTGCGACAAAACAGATTCTTGGCTACCGGTGATGTAAAGCCCGAAGAAGATACTACTATCTATCCTTTGTCGCTTGCTTTACGTAACAAGTCTGGCAAGGTCGAGAATATCAATCTCGATAAGAGAGAGATTTCTATCGATTTGTCGAAATACgatgcttcttctgctttttACAAGCTCAATGCTGACCAAGCTGGTCTTTACAGAACTTTATACCCACCAGAGCGCGTTGTTAAGCTCAGTcaagctggtgctgataatCTTTTGTCAGTCGAGGACCGTGTGGGACTCATTGCTGACACTGCCTCGCTCAGTGTTTCCGGTTATCAAAAGACCTCTGCTCTTCTTGACCTGATTTCGCTCTGGAAGAACGAAAAGGAGCCTAATGTGTGGATGGAGATGCTTAAGCGATTTGGTGCTATCCGCAAGACCTGGATCTTCCAACCTGAATCTACCACTGATGCCCTTAAACAGCTTCTTGGCGAGCTTGTTTTGCCCAAGGTTAATGAGTTAGGCTGGAATTTCCATGCTGAAGAGtcgcttcttcaacaacagttgaAGGGAACTCTTTTCAGTTCCGCTGTTTCTAGCGAGAATGATAAGATTGTTAAGGAAGCTCTCAGTCTGTTTGAGAAGTATGCTAGTGGAGATGCCAAAGCTGTCCACCCTAATATCAGAGCTGCTGTATTTGGCGCTGCCGCCAAATATGGTGATGAAGCCACTTGGCAACGTCTTGTTGATGTGTATACATCGCCCAAGTCTTCTGTTGAGGGTTTAGCTGCCATCACTGCTTTGGGTGGTGCTAAGAACGTCGATTTACAAAAGAAGACAATCAAGCTCACTCTTGACGGAACTGTCCGTTCTCAAGATGTTTTCTATGTTCTCAACGGTCTTTCGACTAACGTTGCTGGTATTCAAATTCTCTGGGACTGGCTCCGTGAAGAGTGGGATGCTATCACTAAGAAGTTCCCTGCTAATATGGGTTTGCTTCTTAATATCATTTATATTTGCACTGGCTCGCTCGCTACCCCTCAACATCTGAAGGAATTTGACGAATTTTTCAAGTCCAAGGATACTAAGGGTTTCGACAAGGCTGTATCTATTTCTAGAGACCGTCTTGTCTCACGCATTGCCTGGCTTGAGCGTGACGTCAAGGACGTCGAAGAATGGCTTGCCAAGCATCAATCTTCTACCAAGCTTTAA
- the ERT1 gene encoding Ert1p (Transcriptional regulator of nonfermentable carbon utilization; GFP-fusion protein localizes to cytoplasm, nucleus; null mutation affects periodicity of transcriptional and metabolic oscillation; plays role in restricting Ty1 transposition; GO_component: GO:0005737 - cytoplasm [Evidence IEA,IEA]; GO_component: GO:0005737 - cytoplasm [Evidence IDA] [PMID 14562095]; GO_component: GO:0005634 - nucleus [Evidence IEA,IEA,IEA]; GO_component: GO:0005634 - nucleus [Evidence IDA] [PMID 14562095]; GO_function: GO:0003677 - DNA binding [Evidence IEA]; GO_function: GO:0046872 - metal ion binding [Evidence IEA]; GO_function: GO:0043565 - sequence-specific DNA binding [Evidence IDA] [PMID 19111667]; GO_function: GO:0043565 - sequence-specific DNA binding [Evidence IDA] [PMID 19158363]; GO_function: GO:0000981 - sequence-specific DNA binding RNA polymerase II transcription factor activity [Evidence IEA]; GO_function: GO:0004871 - signal transducer activity [Evidence IEA]; GO_function: GO:0008270 - zinc ion binding [Evidence IEA]; GO_process: GO:0008150 - biological_process [Evidence ND]; GO_process: GO:0006094 - gluconeogenesis [Evidence IEA]; GO_process: GO:0006357 - regulation of transcription from RNA polymerase II promoter [Evidence IEA]; GO_process: GO:0006355 - regulation of transcription, DNA-templated [Evidence IEA,IEA]; GO_process: GO:0007165 - signal transduction [Evidence IEA]; GO_process: GO:0006366 - transcription from RNA polymerase II promoter [Evidence IEA]; GO_process: GO:0006351 - transcription, DNA-templated [Evidence IEA]), whose product MNNTSLQRDTRAVVSLGLGNNGQGPKNDTGLRPQLQSQPLVEDWDTSSSNSMTPILDSSVGMMSSDNSNGNTDRKEVQKNSTHNNSSGGVRKERKEKRPKTSRACIHCQTAHVTCDSGRPCKRCIKKGLESSCRDGNRKRAKYLAGEDPTLIPESNVGIPNIANASLSPLNPLSSSDNRLLPSIPDNLLTGNPGNMGPMAGVTGQLGNGLTGTIPLSANGQNNGSPPIGPVGSSQNQNSFTPIPQSLEDPFLHNDMSQYSFGSRATNLEYSILSNILRTNIESQHPQLGNQGNQTTTSTPESDISLQGTYFPELKISDFEALDSGSNPLLLPGSQQQQQQQPHQRQSLQKQQQKPQQTQQQELPLPQQKTELNQSNSVLQTQLSNDVIPHRFNSPEEVYQYVRSPFPYTQGFHELIAYLRSRFDKRHLMHMARAMAAYRPSFIATTKLLKEQDLIFMEQCFQRTLMEFEKIIASSGTPTIIWRRTGQIAAVGKEFCILTGWSPERLVSNTTFIVELMDDKSVTDYFDVFSRLAFGDSRGVSMTECTLLKPNGEKVPTACTWTVKRDVFDIPMMIIGNFLPIL is encoded by the coding sequence ATGAATAATACCAGCCTCCAGCGCGATACGCGAGCTGTGGTGAGTCTTGGTCTAGGAAATAATGGTCAAGGACCGAAAAACGATACTGGTCTGCGTCCTCAATTACAATCTCAGCCTCTTGTAGAAGACTGGGATACATCGTCATCAAACTCGATGACTCCTATTCTAGACTCGTCAGTAGGTATGATGTCTTCAGACAATAGTAATGGCAATACTGATAGAAAAGAGGTTCAAAAAAACTCGACACACAATAATTCTTCAGGAGGAGTTCGTAAGGAACGTAAAGAGAAAAGACCTAAAACGTCTCGAGCGTGTATTCACTGCCAGACAGCTCATGTTACATGCGATTCTGGCAGACCTTGTAAAAGATGCATTAAAAAAGGACTCGAGTCGAGTTGTAGAGATGGAAACAGAAAGAGAGCAAAATATTTAGCAGGTGAAGACCCAACTTTAATTCCCGAGTCGAATGTGGGTATCCCTAATATTGCTAATGCCAGTTTGTCACCTCTCAATCCTTTAAGTTCTAGCGACAATCGATTATTACCATCCATACCAGACAACCTTCTTACAGGTAATCCTGGAAATATGGGACCAATGGCTGGTGTCACTGGGCAGCTAGGTAATGGTTTGACAGGTACGATACCACTGTCAGCCAATGGACAAAATAATGGTAGTCCTCCTATAGGTCCAGTGGGTTCAAGTCAGAATCAAAATAGTTTCACACCTATTCCTCAGAGTCTTGAAGACCCGTTTCTTCATAATGATATGTCGCAGTATTCATTTGGTTCTAGAGCCACGAACCTTGAATACTCAATTCTCAGCAACATTCTTCGTACTAATATAGAGTCACAGCATCCCCAACTGGGCAATCAAGGTAATCAGACAACCACTAGCACTCCTGAATCTGATATCTCTCTCCAGGGAACGTACTTTCCGGAGCTGAAAATATCGGATTTCGAAGCTTTAGACAGCGGTTCTAACCCGCTACTGCTACCAGGctctcaacaacaacagcaacagcaaccacaTCAAAGACAATCActtcaaaaacaacaacaaaaaccacaacaaacacaacaGCAGGAGCTTCCATTGCCACAACAAAAGACCGAATTGAATCAATCAAACTCTGTCTTACAAACACAACTTTCAAATGACGTTATTCCACATAGGTTCAATTCACCCGAAGAAGTATACCAATATGTGCGCAGTCCGTTCCCCTACACTCAGGGATTCCATGAATTGATTGCTTACTTACGTTCGAGATTTGACAAAAGACATCTTATGCATATGGCGAGAGCAATGGCTGCTTATCGGCCAAGTTTTATAGCCACTACAAAACTGCTGAAGGAGCAAGATCTCATATTCATGGAGCAGTGTTTCCAACGAACACTGAtggaatttgaaaaaattatagCCTCGTCGGGAACACCCACAATAATCTGGCGACGAACGGGGCAGATAGCCGCTGTAGGCAAGGAATTTTGTATATTAACTGGCTGGTCGCCGGAACGATTAGTATCCAACACGACATTTATTGTCGAATTAATGGATGATAAATCAGTTACCGACTACTTTGATGTATTTAGCAGGCTGGCATTTGGCGACTCGAGAGGTGTCTCTATGACAGAGTGTACTTTGCTAAAGCCGAACGGAGAAAAGGTGCCCACTGCCTGTACCTGGACCGTCAAGAGAGACGTGTTTGATATTCCCATGATGATTATTGGGAATTTCCTACCAATTCtctaa